A part of Deinococcus betulae genomic DNA contains:
- a CDS encoding SPOR domain-containing protein produces MSRPQVKPGTGARRWPDVMIGALVVLLVGGFGTVLLRGGSESAPQGSTPAVTPTIPNAPGTEASAPATTETAPVSAGAETASPEAAAPVTAPPTEEAPVIEAAPIGQPDPALQTPVTQETPAPAGAITEAATEEDGAPPTTTPAPRTGGAVAASEQRVPLRSDYRISLGTFGSEEGARSAAAGVSALGYTIYPIDLGTQVVAQLGPFSDEASARQALADIQRAYPSAVLYPPRGRSLTGATATTPEAATPTTSAPETTTPETAAPAPQATTPAPAPDGPTYLQVGAFDRVESAQNLVQQLRDLGYAPTVSAPEGHKVTVLVGPYTGDALGRTEGRLNDNGLDSFRVR; encoded by the coding sequence GTGAGTCGTCCCCAGGTCAAACCCGGCACCGGGGCCCGCCGCTGGCCAGATGTCATGATTGGCGCCCTGGTGGTCCTGCTGGTGGGCGGGTTTGGCACCGTGCTGCTGCGCGGCGGCTCTGAAAGTGCCCCGCAGGGGTCGACCCCCGCCGTGACCCCAACCATTCCCAATGCCCCCGGCACCGAGGCGTCGGCACCGGCCACCACCGAGACCGCACCAGTCAGCGCAGGCGCCGAGACGGCCTCTCCGGAAGCTGCGGCGCCCGTGACCGCACCTCCCACAGAAGAAGCCCCCGTGATTGAGGCGGCGCCTATTGGTCAACCGGACCCGGCGCTGCAAACGCCAGTCACGCAGGAGACACCTGCGCCTGCCGGGGCCATCACTGAAGCAGCAACGGAAGAAGACGGCGCGCCTCCGACCACCACGCCGGCGCCACGCACGGGCGGCGCAGTGGCAGCCTCTGAACAGCGGGTGCCGCTGCGCAGCGACTACCGCATCAGCCTGGGCACGTTTGGCAGTGAAGAGGGAGCCCGCAGCGCCGCTGCCGGGGTCAGCGCCCTGGGCTACACGATCTATCCCATTGACCTGGGCACGCAGGTGGTGGCGCAGCTGGGACCCTTCAGTGACGAGGCCAGCGCGCGGCAGGCCCTGGCGGATATTCAACGCGCCTACCCGAGCGCGGTGCTGTACCCACCCAGAGGCCGCAGCCTAACAGGCGCCACGGCGACGACGCCTGAGGCAGCCACGCCGACCACTTCAGCACCAGAGACCACTACGCCAGAGACAGCAGCCCCCGCCCCACAGGCCACCACACCTGCTCCAGCCCCTGACGGCCCCACCTACCTTCAAGTGGGGGCCTTTGACCGGGTGGAAAGTGCCCAGAACCTCGTGCAGCAGCTGCGCGACCTGGGCTACGCCCCCACGGTCAGCGCCCCTGAAGGCCATAAGGTGACGGTGCTGGTTGGTCCCTATACCGGCGACGCCCTGGGCCGCACCGAGGGACGGCTGAACGACAACGGCCTCGACAGTTTCCGGGTGCGCTGA
- a CDS encoding redox-sensing transcriptional repressor Rex, with product MAEIPTAAISRLVTYLRILESLELQDVSRTSSNDLAERAGVTAFQVRKDLAYFGRFGTRGMGYTVPILKRELVRVLGLNRSWNVVIVGMGRLGQAIANYPGASDYQFQYVGLFDVHPDLVGQQVRGLKVDHIDTLSEFTRLNAVDMGFLAVPPERAQDAAQALADAGVKGILNFAPTVIQPRAAERAGQQEISDEWRGVIVENVDFLAGMKRLAFYILNPHLKDAPAPEEPA from the coding sequence GTGGCCGAAATTCCCACCGCCGCCATCAGCCGCCTCGTCACCTACCTGCGTATTCTGGAAAGCCTGGAACTGCAGGACGTGAGCCGCACCAGCAGCAACGACCTGGCCGAGCGAGCCGGGGTGACGGCCTTTCAGGTCCGCAAGGATCTGGCTTATTTTGGGCGCTTCGGGACACGCGGTATGGGCTACACCGTGCCTATCCTGAAGCGCGAACTGGTGCGGGTGCTGGGCCTCAACCGCTCGTGGAACGTGGTGATTGTCGGCATGGGCCGTCTGGGTCAGGCCATTGCCAACTATCCGGGGGCCAGTGACTATCAGTTTCAATATGTGGGCCTGTTTGACGTTCACCCGGATCTGGTTGGGCAGCAAGTGCGCGGCCTGAAGGTCGACCATATTGATACCCTGAGTGAGTTCACGCGCCTGAACGCCGTGGATATGGGCTTTCTGGCTGTGCCGCCTGAGCGTGCCCAGGACGCCGCGCAGGCTCTGGCCGACGCCGGGGTCAAGGGCATCCTGAACTTTGCCCCGACGGTCATTCAGCCCAGAGCGGCCGAACGGGCGGGTCAGCAAGAAATCAGTGATGAGTGGCGTGGTGTGATTGTGGAGAATGTTGACTTTCTCGCGGGCATGAAGCGCCTGGCCTTTTATATTCTTAATCCTCACCTCAAAGACGCTCCTGCTCCGGAGGAACCTGCATGA